The following are encoded in a window of Paraburkholderia hospita genomic DNA:
- a CDS encoding chromate transporter, with translation MMETLIALAVIFSQLSLLAFGGGNTILPEMQRQVVEVHHWMPASEFSALFALAQAAPGPNMMVVTLVGWHVAGWAGMLVTSVAKFGPSSIVTILAMHAWNRFKDRPWRRVAQKGLLPVTAGLVAASAMLIAQSSDTSWLAWVITGACTVLAFKTRIHPLWLLGGGAVVGLVGLAYV, from the coding sequence ATGATGGAAACGCTGATCGCTCTTGCCGTCATCTTCAGCCAGCTGTCGCTGCTCGCTTTCGGCGGCGGCAATACGATCCTGCCGGAGATGCAGCGGCAGGTCGTCGAAGTGCATCACTGGATGCCCGCCAGCGAGTTCAGCGCGCTGTTCGCGCTCGCGCAGGCCGCGCCCGGTCCGAACATGATGGTCGTGACGCTGGTCGGCTGGCACGTAGCGGGCTGGGCGGGAATGCTGGTGACATCGGTGGCGAAGTTCGGGCCGTCGTCCATCGTGACGATTCTCGCGATGCACGCGTGGAACCGCTTCAAGGACCGTCCGTGGCGGCGCGTCGCGCAGAAAGGTCTGCTGCCCGTGACGGCGGGGCTGGTCGCGGCGAGCGCGATGCTGATCGCGCAGTCGTCGGATACGTCGTGGCTCGCATGGGTCATTACAGGCGCATGCACGGTGCTCGCGTTCAAGACGCGTATTCACCCGTTGTGGTTGCTGGGAGGCGGGGCGGTTGTGGGGCTTGTTGGGCTGGCGTACGTGTGA
- a CDS encoding NAD(P)/FAD-dependent oxidoreductase, translating to MHRFVVVGGGAGGLELATRLGDRYARRKRGGEPRAQVALVDRNPTHIWKPLLHEVAAGSMDPFTQELEYAAQARWHGFEFQQGELVALDRTAKSIRLGRVLDDDGAELLPERVLEYDTLVIAIGSTTHFFGVKGAPEYSLALDTVHQAERFRKRLIAACMRAEHQAHEPVETNPGTTSTEPRIQVAIVGGGATGVELSAELRNTAQVLSAYGLHKLDPRHDVGIVLIEAGPRILPALQERVSTATSELLQKLGVKLMVGETVAEVAPGVVRTASGKTVRADLTVWAAGIKAPAVLSQLDGLPVNRLGQLEVRPTLQTMIDDNVFALGDCAACAWPGNERNVPPRAQAAHQQASFLLRALGNRLEGRPLPEFTYRDFGSLVSLGHFSAVGNLMGGVIGGNMLIEGLFARFMYMSLYRLHIAALHGYARMVLDTFAHWLRRTTLPRVKLH from the coding sequence ATGCATCGTTTTGTCGTCGTAGGTGGAGGCGCGGGAGGCCTGGAGCTGGCGACACGGCTCGGCGATCGCTATGCGCGCAGAAAGCGCGGCGGTGAGCCGCGCGCGCAGGTGGCGCTGGTCGATCGTAATCCGACTCATATCTGGAAGCCGCTGCTGCACGAGGTGGCGGCGGGCAGCATGGACCCGTTCACGCAGGAACTCGAATATGCGGCGCAGGCGCGCTGGCATGGCTTCGAATTCCAGCAGGGCGAACTGGTGGCGCTCGACCGCACGGCGAAGTCCATCAGACTTGGCCGCGTGCTCGACGACGACGGCGCCGAACTGCTCCCCGAACGGGTTCTCGAATACGACACGCTGGTGATTGCGATCGGCAGTACGACGCATTTCTTCGGCGTCAAGGGCGCGCCTGAATATTCACTCGCGCTCGATACCGTTCACCAGGCCGAACGCTTCCGCAAGCGCCTGATCGCCGCCTGCATGCGCGCCGAGCATCAGGCGCACGAACCCGTCGAAACGAATCCCGGCACGACGTCGACGGAGCCGCGCATCCAGGTCGCGATTGTCGGCGGCGGCGCGACGGGCGTCGAATTGTCGGCGGAACTGCGCAATACGGCGCAGGTGCTGTCAGCCTATGGGCTGCACAAGCTCGATCCGCGCCACGATGTCGGCATCGTGCTGATCGAGGCCGGGCCGCGCATTCTGCCGGCGCTTCAGGAACGCGTATCGACGGCCACGTCCGAGCTGCTGCAAAAGCTCGGTGTGAAGCTGATGGTCGGCGAGACGGTGGCGGAAGTCGCGCCAGGCGTCGTGCGCACGGCAAGCGGCAAGACGGTGCGCGCCGATCTGACCGTGTGGGCGGCGGGCATCAAGGCGCCAGCCGTGCTGAGCCAGCTCGACGGCCTGCCCGTGAACCGGCTTGGCCAGCTCGAAGTGCGCCCCACGCTGCAGACCATGATCGATGACAACGTCTTCGCGCTCGGCGATTGTGCCGCGTGTGCGTGGCCTGGCAACGAACGCAACGTGCCGCCGCGCGCGCAGGCCGCGCACCAGCAGGCGAGCTTCCTGCTGCGGGCGCTTGGCAACCGGCTCGAAGGCCGGCCGCTGCCGGAGTTCACGTATCGCGACTTCGGCTCGCTGGTGTCGCTCGGGCACTTCAGCGCCGTGGGCAATCTGATGGGCGGCGTGATCGGCGGCAATATGCTGATCGAAGGGCTGTTTGCGCGCTTCATGTACATGTCGCTGTACCGGCTGCATATCGCCGCGCTGCACGGCTATGCGCGCATGGTGCTCGATACCTTCGCGCACTGGCTGCGGCGGACGACGCTGCCGCGCGTCAAGCTGCACTGA
- a CDS encoding dienelactone hydrolase family protein, whose amino-acid sequence MLKPEVDSLVPHVPFDRRTFIKAALGTGFAACVLPVSAQTIHTDSEGLEAGEVGIKSGDTLVPAYRAQPKGKTHLPVIIVVHEAFGVHEHIADVCRRFAKLGYLAIAPNLFVRQGDPNAYPTIQQLNEQVLSKVPDSQAMADLDATFKWAGEHGGDVNKIGINGFCWGGRIAWLYAEHNPRLKAGVAWYGRVAGNQTPITPANPIDRVSDLQVPVLGLYGRQDQSIPQDSLDKMKQAIAQGPQAGRGSEFVVYDDAGHAFFADYRPSYKQADAEDGWRRTLTWFKAHGVG is encoded by the coding sequence ATGTTGAAGCCAGAAGTCGACAGTCTCGTTCCCCATGTTCCCTTCGACCGGCGCACCTTCATCAAGGCGGCGCTCGGCACTGGTTTCGCAGCGTGCGTGCTGCCCGTGTCCGCGCAGACGATCCATACGGACAGCGAAGGCCTCGAGGCGGGCGAAGTCGGCATCAAGTCGGGCGATACGCTGGTGCCCGCTTATCGGGCGCAGCCGAAGGGCAAGACGCATCTGCCCGTGATCATCGTGGTTCACGAGGCGTTCGGCGTGCACGAACATATCGCCGATGTCTGCCGGCGCTTCGCCAAGCTTGGCTATCTTGCGATCGCGCCCAACCTCTTCGTGCGGCAGGGCGACCCGAACGCGTATCCGACGATCCAGCAATTGAACGAGCAGGTTCTCAGCAAGGTGCCCGATTCACAGGCGATGGCAGACCTCGACGCGACCTTCAAATGGGCGGGCGAGCATGGCGGCGACGTGAACAAGATCGGCATCAACGGTTTCTGCTGGGGCGGGCGCATCGCGTGGCTCTATGCGGAGCACAATCCGCGGTTGAAGGCGGGGGTGGCGTGGTATGGGCGGGTGGCCGGCAATCAGACGCCGATCACGCCTGCCAATCCGATCGACCGCGTGTCGGATCTGCAGGTGCCCGTGCTGGGGCTATATGGTCGGCAGGACCAGAGCATCCCGCAGGACTCGCTCGACAAGATGAAGCAGGCGATCGCGCAGGGGCCGCAGGCGGGGCGCGGCTCGGAGTTCGTCGTGTATGACGACGCGGGGCATGCGTTCTTTGCGGATTATCGGCCGAGTTACAAGCAAGCCGATGCCGAAGACGGCTGGCGCCGCACGCTTACGTGGTTCAAGGCGCACGGCGTCGGTTGA
- a CDS encoding LOG family protein: MTKRKVIPSLRSLADQERATAKKARASWQMFTIMAEFIEATEYLSEIRPAVSIYGSARLKPNSPYYKLATQIARKLSDAGFAVISGGGPGIMEAANKGAHAGKAPSVGLNIELPHEQSGNQWQDISLRFRHFFTRKVTFVKNSDAVIVMPGGFGTLDELAEVLTLIQTKKSRHVPIILVGAEFWKGLLGWFESQLVPMGLINPGDMNLMQVIDDPDQVLEAVLAFYEEREEQPEQQPKSDEDRMFYL, encoded by the coding sequence ATGACTAAGAGAAAAGTGATTCCGAGTCTGCGATCGCTCGCAGATCAAGAGCGCGCAACAGCCAAGAAGGCCCGCGCATCGTGGCAGATGTTCACGATTATGGCAGAGTTTATCGAGGCGACCGAGTACCTGTCGGAGATCCGCCCGGCCGTGAGCATCTATGGTTCGGCGCGTCTGAAACCGAACTCGCCTTACTACAAACTGGCCACGCAGATCGCGCGCAAACTGTCCGACGCGGGCTTTGCCGTGATCTCCGGCGGCGGCCCCGGCATCATGGAAGCGGCCAACAAGGGCGCGCATGCGGGCAAGGCGCCGTCGGTCGGCCTGAACATCGAGTTGCCGCATGAGCAGTCGGGCAACCAGTGGCAGGACATCTCGCTGCGCTTCCGTCACTTCTTCACGCGCAAGGTCACGTTCGTGAAGAACTCGGATGCCGTCATCGTGATGCCGGGTGGATTCGGCACGCTCGACGAACTGGCCGAAGTGCTCACGCTGATTCAAACCAAGAAGTCGCGGCACGTGCCTATCATTCTTGTCGGCGCGGAGTTCTGGAAGGGACTGCTGGGCTGGTTCGAATCGCAACTGGTGCCGATGGGCCTCATCAATCCCGGCGACATGAACCTGATGCAGGTGATCGACGATCCCGACCAGGTGCTCGAAGCGGTGCTCGCGTTCTATGAAGAGCGCGAGGAACAACCCGAACAACAGCCGAAGTCGGACGAAGACCGGATGTTCTATCTGTGA
- a CDS encoding exodeoxyribonuclease VII small subunit — translation MAKTASTDTAGLSPTSTEGSDNSPLPESYEAALAELEGLVGRMEGGSLSLEESLAAYRRGAVLVAFCQQQLEKVEQQVRVLDGETLKPLPVNTAGTTAADSGDDL, via the coding sequence ATGGCGAAGACGGCTTCCACGGATACGGCTGGTTTGTCCCCCACCAGCACCGAAGGTTCCGACAATTCACCGCTGCCGGAGAGCTACGAGGCAGCGCTGGCGGAGCTGGAGGGGCTCGTTGGGCGCATGGAGGGCGGCAGCCTCAGTCTGGAAGAGTCGCTTGCGGCTTACCGGCGCGGCGCCGTGCTCGTGGCGTTCTGCCAGCAGCAACTCGAAAAGGTGGAGCAGCAGGTGCGCGTCCTCGATGGCGAAACGCTCAAGCCGCTTCCCGTGAACACAGCAGGTACAACCGCTGCCGACAGCGGAGACGATCTATGA
- the polA gene encoding DNA polymerase I: protein MPEEQNLEGKTLLLVDGSSYLYRAYHAMPDLRGPDGAPTGALYGIINMLRRMRKEVTAEYSACVFDAKGKTFRDDWYPQYKANRASMPDDLSKQIEPIHVAVRSLGWPLLMIEGVEADDVIGTLAKRAEARGMNVIVSTGDKDLAQLVTDHVTLINTMTNEKLDREGVVGKFGVPPERIVDYLSLIGDTVDNVPGVEKCGPKTAIKWLTQFETLDGIVAHADEIKGAVGDNLRRALDFLPMARKLVTVDTDCDLTEQINSFEETLATRPESREELRDVFTRSGFKTWLREVEIADAVEGPETDVPPAPTVDGEHEYDTVQTWEQFDAWLDKINAADITSFDTETTSLDPMTAQIVGISISVEAGKAAYIPLAHRGPDAPVQLPRDEVLAKLKPWLESADKKKVGQHLKYDEQVLANYGIVMDGIEHDTLLQSYVLESHRPHDMDNLALRHLGLKTIKYEDVAGRGASQIGFDEVALDKAAEYAAEDADITLRLHQTLYPQVAAEAQLDHVYRDIEVPTSRVLRKMERNGVLIDAEKLRVQSNEIATRLVELEKQAYEFAGGEFNLGSPKQIGQIFFEKLELPVIKKTPSGAPSTDEEVLQKLAEDYPLPKVLLEHRGLSKLKSTYTDKLPRMVNAATGRVHTNYAQAVAVTGRLASNDPNLQNIPVRTGEGRRIREAFIAPPGHKLVSADYSQIELRIMAHISGDEALLRAFKQGEDIHRATASEVFSVTPLEVSNDQRRIAKVINFGLIYGMSSFGLASNLGITRDAAKLYIDRYFARYPGVAAYMENTRTSAKMKGYVETVFGRRLWLPEINGGNGPRRQAAERAAINAPMQGTAADLIKMSMIAVQKWIEESGIGTRMIMQVHDELILEVPDDELSDVRKRLPELMCGVAQLKVPLVADVGAGANWEEAH from the coding sequence ATGCCTGAAGAACAGAACCTGGAAGGTAAGACCCTGCTATTGGTTGACGGTTCGAGTTATCTGTACCGGGCCTACCATGCGATGCCTGATTTGCGCGGTCCCGATGGTGCGCCAACGGGAGCGCTCTACGGGATCATCAACATGCTCCGTCGTATGCGCAAGGAGGTTACGGCAGAGTATAGCGCGTGCGTGTTCGATGCCAAAGGCAAGACGTTTCGCGACGACTGGTATCCGCAATACAAGGCGAACCGTGCGTCGATGCCCGACGATCTCTCGAAGCAGATCGAACCGATTCACGTCGCTGTGCGTTCGCTCGGCTGGCCGCTCCTGATGATCGAAGGCGTCGAGGCCGACGACGTGATCGGCACGCTCGCGAAGCGGGCCGAGGCGCGCGGCATGAACGTGATCGTATCCACTGGGGACAAGGATCTGGCGCAGCTCGTGACGGATCATGTCACCCTCATCAATACGATGACGAACGAGAAGCTCGACCGCGAAGGCGTCGTGGGCAAGTTCGGCGTACCGCCCGAGCGCATCGTCGACTATCTGTCGCTGATCGGCGATACCGTCGACAACGTACCAGGCGTCGAAAAATGCGGCCCGAAAACCGCGATCAAATGGCTCACGCAATTTGAAACCCTCGATGGCATCGTCGCACACGCGGATGAAATCAAAGGTGCGGTAGGAGACAATCTGCGACGCGCGCTCGATTTCCTGCCGATGGCGCGCAAGCTCGTCACGGTGGATACGGATTGCGATCTGACGGAACAGATCAACTCGTTCGAAGAAACGCTTGCTACTCGCCCCGAATCGCGCGAAGAACTGCGCGACGTGTTCACACGCAGCGGCTTCAAGACGTGGCTGCGTGAAGTGGAAATTGCTGATGCCGTCGAAGGGCCCGAGACGGACGTGCCGCCCGCGCCGACTGTCGATGGCGAGCACGAGTACGACACCGTGCAGACGTGGGAGCAGTTCGACGCGTGGCTCGACAAGATCAACGCGGCTGACATTACTTCGTTCGATACCGAAACCACGTCGCTCGATCCGATGACGGCGCAGATCGTCGGCATCTCGATCTCGGTCGAAGCGGGCAAGGCCGCGTATATACCGCTTGCGCATCGCGGGCCGGATGCGCCCGTGCAATTGCCGCGCGACGAAGTGCTCGCGAAGCTCAAGCCCTGGCTCGAGAGCGCGGACAAAAAGAAGGTTGGCCAGCATCTGAAGTACGACGAGCAGGTGCTCGCGAACTACGGCATCGTGATGGACGGCATCGAGCACGACACGCTGCTGCAGTCGTACGTACTCGAATCGCATCGTCCGCATGACATGGACAACCTCGCGCTGCGTCACCTCGGACTGAAGACGATCAAGTACGAAGACGTCGCGGGCAGGGGCGCATCGCAGATCGGCTTCGACGAAGTCGCGCTCGACAAGGCCGCCGAATACGCCGCCGAAGACGCCGACATCACGTTGCGTTTGCATCAGACGCTGTATCCGCAGGTCGCCGCGGAAGCGCAGCTCGATCACGTGTACCGCGACATCGAAGTGCCGACCTCGCGCGTGCTGCGCAAGATGGAGCGCAACGGCGTCTTGATCGATGCCGAAAAGCTGCGCGTGCAAAGCAACGAGATCGCAACGCGTCTGGTCGAACTCGAAAAACAGGCGTACGAATTCGCAGGCGGCGAATTCAATCTCGGCTCGCCGAAACAGATCGGCCAGATCTTCTTCGAGAAGCTCGAATTGCCCGTCATCAAGAAAACGCCGAGCGGCGCGCCGTCTACTGACGAAGAGGTGCTGCAAAAACTCGCGGAAGACTATCCGCTGCCAAAGGTCCTGCTCGAACATCGCGGCCTGTCGAAGCTCAAGTCGACGTACACCGACAAGCTGCCGCGCATGGTCAACGCCGCCACGGGCCGCGTGCATACGAACTATGCACAAGCCGTTGCGGTGACGGGGCGCCTTGCATCGAACGATCCGAATCTGCAGAACATTCCCGTACGCACGGGCGAAGGCCGCCGGATTCGCGAGGCGTTCATCGCGCCGCCGGGACACAAGCTGGTGTCGGCGGACTATTCGCAGATCGAGCTGCGCATCATGGCGCATATCTCGGGCGACGAAGCGCTGCTGCGCGCGTTCAAGCAGGGCGAGGACATTCACCGCGCCACGGCATCCGAAGTGTTCAGCGTGACGCCGCTCGAAGTATCGAACGATCAGCGGCGTATCGCGAAGGTCATCAACTTCGGCCTGATCTACGGCATGAGCTCGTTCGGTCTCGCGTCGAATCTCGGCATCACGCGCGATGCGGCGAAGCTGTATATCGACCGCTATTTCGCGCGCTATCCTGGCGTCGCCGCGTATATGGAGAACACGCGGACGAGCGCCAAGATGAAGGGCTACGTCGAAACCGTGTTCGGCCGCCGGCTGTGGCTGCCCGAGATCAACGGCGGCAACGGCCCACGCCGTCAGGCGGCGGAGCGCGCCGCGATCAACGCGCCGATGCAAGGCACGGCCGCCGATCTGATCAAGATGTCGATGATCGCGGTGCAGAAGTGGATCGAGGAGTCGGGCATCGGCACGCGCATGATCATGCAGGTGCACGATGAACTGATTCTCGAAGTGCCGGACGACGAACTATCCGACGTACGTAAGCGCTTGCCGGAACTGATGTGCGGCGTCGCGCAACTGAAGGTGCCGCTCGTCGCCGACGTGGGCGCGGGCGCAAACTGGGAGGAAGCGCACTGA
- a CDS encoding sulfurtransferase: MPHTHYTTLISAGNLAERLAAAPGSVFIVDCRFDLADTDSGEKAYAAAHLPQAHYLHLDRDLSGPKTGSNGRHPLPDRQKLVERLGALGLKQGQQVVAYDAQGGMYAARLWWLLRWLGHDSVALLDGGLQAWEAAGHPLTQDAPPQTSGDFKAGAPLAVTVDAQAVERNIGTKERVVIDARAADRYRGENETLDRVGGHIPGARNRFFKDNLTADGRFKSAHTLRDDFNAVIPAGVSAEHVVLQCGSGVTACHNALAMEIAGLHGAALYAGSWSEWSSDTSRPVATGPNP, encoded by the coding sequence ATGCCACACACTCACTACACCACGCTGATCTCCGCAGGCAATCTCGCCGAACGTCTGGCCGCCGCGCCGGGCAGCGTGTTCATCGTCGATTGCCGTTTCGATCTCGCCGATACCGACTCCGGCGAAAAAGCCTACGCGGCGGCCCATCTGCCGCAAGCGCACTATCTGCACCTCGACCGCGATCTGTCCGGACCGAAGACGGGCAGCAACGGACGTCATCCGTTGCCGGACCGTCAGAAGCTGGTCGAGCGTCTGGGCGCACTCGGCCTCAAGCAAGGCCAGCAAGTGGTCGCGTACGACGCGCAAGGCGGCATGTACGCCGCGCGTCTGTGGTGGCTGCTGCGCTGGCTGGGTCACGATTCCGTCGCGCTGCTCGACGGCGGGCTGCAGGCGTGGGAAGCGGCCGGCCACCCGCTGACGCAGGACGCGCCGCCCCAGACGAGCGGCGACTTCAAGGCGGGCGCGCCGCTGGCCGTGACCGTCGATGCGCAGGCCGTGGAACGCAACATCGGCACGAAGGAACGCGTGGTGATCGACGCGCGTGCCGCTGACCGCTATCGCGGCGAGAACGAAACGCTGGATCGCGTGGGCGGCCACATTCCGGGCGCGCGCAACCGCTTCTTCAAGGACAACCTGACCGCGGACGGCCGCTTCAAGTCCGCGCACACGCTGCGCGACGACTTCAACGCGGTAATTCCCGCAGGCGTGTCCGCCGAGCATGTGGTGCTGCAATGCGGCTCGGGTGTCACCGCTTGCCACAACGCGCTGGCCATGGAAATCGCCGGGCTGCATGGCGCGGCGCTGTATGCCGGGTCGTGGAGCGAATGGAGTTCGGATACGTCGCGGCCTGTGGCGACGGGACCGAATCCGTAA
- a CDS encoding aromatic ring-hydroxylating oxygenase subunit alpha, which translates to MSNLSNALQLKAIHSQLPVTAYFDPALHERELETLFKKGPRYVGHELMVPEAGNYFALPSEREGRVLVRNQQSQIELLSNVCRHRQAIMLNGRGQTENIVCPLHRWTYDLNGQLLGAPHFADNPCLNLGATPLQSWNGLLFETQGRDVAKDLSRLGTAKHFDFTDYMFDHVEVHECDYNWKTFIEVYLEDYHVVPFHPGLGSFVNCDDLKWEFGDWYSVQTVGVHNQLARPGSPTYRKWHDEVLRYRDGKMPEFGAIWMVYYPGIMVEWYPHVLVVSWLIPRGPQKTTNVVEFYYPEEIALFERDFVEAERAAYMETAREDDEIAERMDAGRRALLDRGESQVGPYQSPMEDGMQHFHEFLRRELGTV; encoded by the coding sequence ATGTCCAATCTGAGCAATGCATTGCAGCTCAAGGCTATTCACAGCCAGCTGCCAGTCACGGCTTACTTTGACCCGGCGCTCCACGAGCGCGAACTCGAAACCCTTTTCAAGAAAGGTCCTCGCTACGTCGGGCACGAACTCATGGTTCCCGAAGCGGGTAACTATTTTGCCTTGCCTAGCGAACGCGAGGGGCGCGTGCTCGTCCGCAACCAGCAGTCGCAGATCGAACTGCTGTCGAACGTGTGCCGCCACCGTCAGGCGATCATGCTGAACGGCCGCGGGCAGACGGAGAACATCGTCTGTCCCCTGCATCGCTGGACCTACGACCTGAACGGCCAGTTGCTCGGCGCGCCGCATTTCGCCGACAACCCCTGCCTGAATCTCGGCGCCACTCCGCTGCAAAGCTGGAACGGCCTGCTGTTCGAAACGCAGGGCCGCGACGTCGCGAAAGACCTGTCACGTCTCGGCACGGCGAAGCACTTCGACTTCACGGACTACATGTTCGATCACGTCGAAGTGCACGAGTGCGACTACAACTGGAAGACCTTCATCGAGGTCTATCTGGAGGACTATCACGTCGTGCCGTTCCACCCGGGCCTCGGCAGCTTCGTCAACTGCGACGATCTGAAGTGGGAGTTCGGCGACTGGTACAGCGTGCAGACGGTCGGCGTGCACAACCAGCTCGCACGTCCGGGCAGCCCGACGTATCGTAAGTGGCACGATGAAGTGCTGCGCTACCGCGACGGCAAGATGCCCGAGTTCGGCGCGATCTGGATGGTGTACTACCCGGGCATCATGGTCGAGTGGTATCCGCATGTGCTCGTCGTGTCATGGCTGATTCCGCGCGGACCGCAGAAGACGACGAACGTCGTCGAGTTCTATTACCCTGAGGAAATCGCGCTGTTCGAGCGCGACTTCGTCGAAGCGGAGCGCGCCGCGTACATGGAAACGGCGCGCGAAGACGACGAAATCGCCGAACGCATGGACGCCGGACGCCGCGCGCTGCTGGATCGCGGCGAATCGCAGGTCGGTCCGTATCAGAGCCCGATGGAAGACGGCATGCAGCACTTCCACGAGTTCCTGCGCCGCGAGCTCGGCACGGTCTGA
- a CDS encoding transcriptional regulator GcvA, which produces MNRKLPPFPALRAFEAAARHNSFTAAADELHVTHGAISRQVAAFEAWVGVQVFHRNGKRVRLTEDGRRYLSKVQDAFDSIATATDQLRDTGVVHVLRVNALPTFAMKWLLPRLSQFQRMAPNVELRLATSNEPVEMLDSFDVAVRRGPAHWPNCASGQFLDESEIPVCSPALLQRLPIHTADDLARHVLLHSDTRPDAWHHWLQAAGVKAKCRKKQSFDHFYLALQAAVDGLGVALGPMPLLDDELASGRLVTPLEGPRIDARGYWWVARREVANAPLVEQFCRWLEAQAKEMKQDNAQDKARGKPRVVTR; this is translated from the coding sequence ATGAACCGCAAGCTTCCCCCTTTTCCGGCGCTGCGCGCCTTCGAGGCCGCGGCCCGGCACAACAGCTTCACGGCAGCCGCCGATGAACTCCATGTGACGCACGGTGCAATCAGCCGGCAGGTGGCTGCGTTCGAGGCGTGGGTCGGTGTGCAGGTGTTTCATCGCAACGGCAAGCGCGTGCGGCTCACGGAAGATGGCCGGCGTTATCTGTCGAAGGTGCAGGACGCGTTCGACAGCATCGCTACCGCGACCGACCAGTTGCGCGACACGGGCGTCGTGCATGTGCTGCGCGTGAATGCGCTGCCCACGTTCGCGATGAAGTGGCTGTTGCCGCGTCTGTCGCAGTTTCAGCGGATGGCGCCGAACGTCGAGCTGAGGCTCGCGACATCGAACGAGCCTGTGGAGATGCTCGACAGTTTCGACGTCGCCGTGCGGCGCGGGCCCGCGCACTGGCCGAATTGCGCGAGCGGTCAGTTCCTCGACGAAAGCGAGATTCCCGTGTGCAGTCCGGCGCTGCTGCAACGCCTGCCCATCCACACCGCCGACGATCTCGCGCGCCATGTGCTGCTGCATTCGGATACGCGGCCGGACGCGTGGCATCACTGGTTGCAGGCAGCGGGCGTCAAGGCGAAGTGCCGCAAGAAACAGTCGTTCGACCATTTCTATCTGGCCTTGCAAGCGGCCGTCGATGGGCTGGGCGTCGCGCTCGGTCCAATGCCGCTGCTCGATGACGAACTCGCGTCAGGCCGGCTGGTCACGCCGCTGGAAGGACCGCGCATCGATGCGCGCGGTTACTGGTGGGTCGCGCGGCGCGAGGTGGCGAATGCGCCGCTCGTCGAGCAGTTCTGCCGTTGGCTCGAAGCGCAGGCGAAGGAAATGAAGCAAGACAACGCGCAAGACAAAGCACGAGGGAAGCCGCGCGTCGTGACGCGATAG
- a CDS encoding chromate transporter, which yields MDQHPDAPEHAPAPTTREIFMGFLGLGLTSFGGALPLARRTIVDRHRWLTAAEFTDLLGLCQFLPGGNVINLSVALGMRFRGLRGALAGILGLIAGPSLVVIALGVLYEHTQNDPHIKHLFAGLAASAAGLLVAMAVKILMPLRHDPRAAAIAALGFVAIALLRFPLLPTMLVLTPLSIFLASRVAKAEAAAASSQPNEVSK from the coding sequence ATGGATCAGCACCCCGACGCGCCGGAGCACGCGCCCGCTCCGACCACGCGCGAAATCTTCATGGGCTTTCTGGGCCTCGGCCTGACGTCGTTCGGCGGCGCGCTGCCGCTCGCGCGGCGGACCATCGTCGACCGGCACCGCTGGCTTACGGCCGCCGAATTCACCGATCTGCTCGGCCTGTGCCAGTTCCTGCCGGGCGGTAATGTGATCAATCTGTCGGTGGCGCTCGGCATGCGCTTTCGGGGTTTGCGCGGCGCGCTCGCTGGCATTCTCGGTCTGATCGCCGGGCCGTCGCTGGTCGTGATCGCGCTCGGCGTGCTCTACGAGCACACGCAGAACGATCCGCACATCAAGCATCTGTTCGCCGGACTGGCGGCATCTGCGGCGGGATTGCTGGTCGCGATGGCCGTCAAGATCCTGATGCCGTTGCGCCACGATCCGCGTGCCGCGGCGATCGCCGCGCTCGGCTTCGTCGCGATTGCGCTGCTGCGCTTCCCGCTGCTGCCGACGATGCTCGTGCTGACGCCGCTCAGCATCTTCCTCGCGTCGCGCGTGGCCAAAGCCGAAGCGGCTGCCGCGTCGTCACAGCCGAACGAGGTGTCGAAATGA